The nucleotide window atattttcaaaacgtGATAATCgtagataatattaaacataaattactTAATGATCTGTTTACATCAATCTTAATTTCCTCCatcgtttattaataatgtataattaaattttatgatccTAAGttgtaaagatattttgttagatattgtaaaagatagaagtaacatattttgtgaaatgcatatgataatataaataattatattaataaaagaaatacatatttcgttaataaaatatattttttttatagcgaCCTGATGATCACCGGAGAAAATGGAACCGGGAGGAATATGAAAGAATCGCACTTCAAAGACTTCAAGAAGAGATTGCAGAAGAAGAATTAGGGCTTCCCAAACAACCAGCTGTTAAAAGGGAATTATTAAAACAGAGAGACTACAAAGTTGACCTTGAATCAAAACTAGGAAAAAGTGTTGtcatcaataaaaatacaccATCGTCACAAACTGGAGGGTATAATTCAATACTTGAATATCTAACAAAATCTAAATAagtaaatcaatataataaatcaaaaaaattcaaataaaaaaaatatccaaaactattctttatagaatattattctcttttgaCAAAGTATttctgaattattaatatattaagtggaattattattatgatactaATTGTAACTACTATTGTGTTTTCATCCATAGATATTATTGCAATGTGTGTGACTGTGTTGTCAAAGATTCCATCAATTTTTTGGATCACATCAATGGAACAAAACGtaagttaaaatatctataaataatataaaattaaaatttagaatttttacttcaattttataacttttaatttttacagatcAACGTAATCTGGGCATGTCCATGAAGATAGAGAGATCTACATTGGACCAAGTTAGAGCAAGGTTTGCACAAAACAAGAAGAAGctcgaagagaaaaagaaggattATGATTTGGAGCAGAgagtaaaagaattaaaagaagagGTTTGTTTCTGCTCAAAATCATGTTTAAAATAACCatcttgtttattatttaatttgttaataagattatttctGTTATTCATAGGAAGAAAAGATCAAGGAATACAGGAAGGAGAAGAGGAAAGACAAGAAGCGGAAGATTGAGGAACTGGCAGAGGATGATGCAGGACCCTCTGATGAAATGGCCGCAATCATGGGATTCTCTGGCTTCGGTTCAAAAAAAAAGTGACAAACTCTTTCCGTCGAAATAGTTTACTATCtttgaaaaagagaatattggTTCTTTGAACAAGAAGGTTGCCAATATGATTTGAGGAGACAATTGGAAAAATGATGAATAGTTTTATTCCAACTATTGGAATTTAAGGATGCAATTTATGAATGTGAGTTTGtgatgtatctttttttttttatttcctgttTATTCGAGACGAGAGAAACAGCTATCAATTACAAATCCGAccaatgtaaatgtaataaatcacTAATCAATGAGCTTAAACtgtaatttaagattaattaaaattaattaagattatttgGGCACAAATTTGTAAtgtgaataatttaagtatattattgaaataactaTATCTCTGCTGAACTCCTTTATTACAAGAATACAGAATCTTGCGTATGAttgatgtaaaaagaaaaatgtgtgtGCCATgcttgtagaaataaaatttatgaaaagttAAGTGAGAAATAGGAAGAATATTTTCAGACCAcacaatataattcaaatattaatgtttgtgCAATGTTTAcagtatatttttagtaattgtCAAATATGTAGAAATAGTTTTgactaatttagatttttagattctctatcatttaaaaattgattataaataatcgaaaactactttcttaaaaagatatattttagaattatcaACGATGTGATCTACTGTATTATGTATCTtacaaacattaatatttgaagaTTTGTACTGTGTGACCTCGtcattaaaactttttcaaaacgaaataatctttatttaatttaaaatttataaattaatcttcaaTTCACGCACATTCTCTTGTTTCAATCTCATACCATTAAATCATAATGTTAGCAtgttctcttcttttttttaattctgaaatatttttccattatatatatttataattatattgttgtcagagagataaaaaagaatacgatTGAGTTTCTATCAATTTCGccataaaatcaaattagtTTTTTCACATGTACTTTCGTTAAACAGTACATTCTATTTCTCGATACAAAAAgtcaaaattgtattataataaaaattatcgtgtCAATGTCACTAGTCCCGCAGGAAACATAAAGATGATTTCTGTGGATCCAAATACTATAGAACGAACGTGGCAAAATTTTCTGTTCTCTCCCTTCTAAGGAtcccttcttttttctctctcaagaGCTTCGCAAATGATGAAGGAGGGATAAGACCGATATGCGCGAGATTTTCTCGACTCTCGTCTCCCACCTCGCGGAGGATCAAGAGGAGCCTCCTCCTATAGCGCGGGGCCCGCGTTCGGGGGGCCAGACTCCGAGGCCGGAGCAGCGGCCGGAGCAGTGCCGGTAACGACGTACATCTCGACGTAGCACACGACGTGCTCTCTTGCAGCAGTAACAGCCAGCATAGCCGTCAGCCATTCGAAAGTCCGTGTAAACCGCGCGTGTCGGAGTTGCGTGCGCGTCGATTCAGCGCGTGTCGTGTCTCAGTCGCTTGCACGTGACGTGGATGAGCGAGTCGTCGCACGTGCCACCGGGGTATCGTCTACACCCCGTGCGATTTTTCGCTCCGATAGCCCAAAGTTCTTTCCTGCAAATCGGACACTGCGAACGAATACTTTCAGGGGAGACGAAACAAATTTagtgaaaaaatttgattttattttcttatttatttttttttttttttttaaataggacGAGTGCTGTTTCTCTCAAGAGAAAGGATACTTAAATTGAAGGAGAGACGAGAAAACAAAGAAGAATTTGTTGAAGTGTTTGACGAGAAAATACCTCTGGAGTGATTGCTAGCGAATAGTATTGTGTACTTTGAGATATTGAAGATAAACATGTCTTGAGAAgaatcgaattatttttttgaggaGAAAGAACAAGTTGAATACTTTCTATCTGgaaaagaaattgaatatcGCTTTTGTACATCGAGAATTGTGATTTAATTGAACGAAATAATTTCTGAACAACGCTATCTGCTTAGAAGacacaaaaattgtttattcagCAACTGTATTTCAGCAGAAAGCcgaaacaattattttcttatgtgTAATTGAgagtaattatgtaaaaaaaaagaacgagtcaatttcttaaaaatattgtataaaacggagagaaaaatttcaaaaaaaaatttacctttttatattctttcgcaaaaaaaaaaaaaaataattaaaatataaatttttatttgtttgatcATACGagggaaaaattaatattcacatTTCCTTATGCAAATAacttaatatagaaaaattctattaattcaaTCATCGTGTGACTGTTTGGTGAGAAATTTCGACGAGTTTCAAATAAGTTTCGACTAAGCAATCCTGAGGAAGATCTACTGATAAAACACTCTTTTCTATCCGGATTTTACTACCGTATATTATTCGCGTGGACTCTCGTtatcctttattttataatcgattAATAGTGCCGGCTAATGTACGCTCGCGGAAGATGCGACAGGCAGCCAAGGCGAGTCCATCGGTCTTGACACGGAACTCGTCGGATTGATGGACATCGGCGGCGATTTTACGAGCGTCTCGATCACAGTTCGCGGACACCGTAACACGGCATCCGTTTCAAGTTGAAGAGCGAAACACTCTCGAGAAACAACGATGTCGCGAACTCTACAGCCGATCGAGGAATCCAACCCCGGCAAGTCATCGGGTAAGACTTTATTCCCTTTTTAATGATTTCTCAATTAACTCGTTAGAAAGTATCCATCTAGGCAACATATTTGGGGAAAGAGTTGATTAGTATGTCTTACGTTAGAGGATTTTatgtgattattaattaaatcaaagtacattctatttataaaatgtcatctatcaaaaaaaagaaatatgtacattattaattcttataaatttattaaaaagatattaattcttttctaagatataaaaagagtacattaactaaatataaaaatattaaatttacttatctattatgataaaataaatattaaaatgaatataaaattttgatctcGAAAATATAGACCTGATAGAAAATaatctgtaattttaaaagatcttTTTCCTGCAAGATACAGGTTTCAGCATTTAagatatctgaaatatttctttcatttttcaaatgtattGCACTAAAATGttgtgatatattttcttattttaaaatacaacgGCCGCTTTCCCTTTTCTTTTCCACGGAAGTGAAAAGGATCGGACACGCACCGTGTTGTTGTCCGTTATACGGAGCCTGCCCACAGCTCTTG belongs to Anoplolepis gracilipes chromosome 4, ASM4749672v1, whole genome shotgun sequence and includes:
- the LOC140664927 gene encoding zinc finger matrin-type protein 2; the encoded protein is MSTRPDDHRRKWNREEYERIALQRLQEEIAEEELGLPKQPAVKRELLKQRDYKVDLESKLGKSVVINKNTPSSQTGGYYCNVCDCVVKDSINFLDHINGTKHQRNLGMSMKIERSTLDQVRARFAQNKKKLEEKKKDYDLEQRVKELKEEEEKIKEYRKEKRKDKKRKIEELAEDDAGPSDEMAAIMGFSGFGSKKK